A window of Lycium ferocissimum isolate CSIRO_LF1 unplaced genomic scaffold, AGI_CSIRO_Lferr_CH_V1 ctg7077, whole genome shotgun sequence genomic DNA:
GCCCATCAAAAAAAATTCAGGCACACACGTCAGGGGGAGTGTTTAGCATATAATTATGTAAATAAAAGTGTGTACTATCTAACcacttaagcttttagatgagatgagCACACACTTCAATATGCTAAAAACTGTGTTTGACGCTAACCTACTTCAGCTATGTAAACTTAATTTTATATACATCTCCGATTAAAAAAGATATGAAGCTAAACTACATTAATCTCGAGCTCTACATACGCTTCCCTGTTCTTACTCTATTGTCAATGTTGTTGACACATGATAATATTTTCTACAGATGCTGGAATAGCATCACCTAGTCCGAGTCCTCAAGATACAACAGATTCATCAGTGACGGTAAAGGTCCCGGATGAGGGTTATTACCCTTATATGGTGTCCAATACATTTGGGTTTGTAGCATCTTTGAGCATCATATTACTGTTGATAAGTGGCTTGCCTTTAAGAAAGAGAGGTTTAATGTGGATATTGAGGTTTATCATGTGGATTGCCATTTCTGCAAGCACATACACTTACAATATAACTATCCAAGCCTTTGCCGGAGACAGCGCGGTCGTTGACCTCGAATTCTTATCTTACTCACTAAATGTATGGATGGGAGTCATGGCCCTCATATTCATTATCCATGCAATCCGCTTGATGGTGAAGGCTGTTAGAAAGCTGAAACAATTTATTGCCAAGAAGAGTAATGAATGAATTCCAGCTAGTGTAATAGTAATGTCCTAGCTAGTGTGAACAAGTACAAAACTCTATCTCATTTATCTGAGGATTCATGATCTCCATGATTGTATTAGTACTCTAACAGTctagtacttattttaaaatatttaagtttTAAACCTCTTTGAATAGTAATATATTGGTTGAcagatttaagttatatatatagatgatattttaCTCTAttagtatataatttaaattgtGATAGAAATCTCATTATTATCTTTTTAAATTGAAGTAATATATACCGTCAGCGCAAGGATTTTTATACCATCAAGTCATCTCTACATGTTATAGTGGGTAACTTATCTTAATTTCAAGATAAAAAATTTCACATTTTAAGCTGGTTTACCTGATATCCTTTGGATGatctgatagtgtaaaaaattatttacatcaACGGTATATAAAACTTTGCTTCCACATGCAACTTGCCCATACtatgagtttaagttttatacaTTCCATgcgtataaaatatttaaacaaTCAGATCAGTTATTATCTAATTATAAgtaatcccttaagaaatatCACTTGGTAAATTGTTAAAAATGATACCTAACCTTTaataaagtatttaaaaaatatttatactaccggtgtatataacttaaatcctaaaaaaaaataattttccagaGTTCTACATCTACCTTTATATCTTATGCAGTACTCACCCTGTCTCAATTATGTGGCACATTTcagatttcgagagtcaaacttgtTAATTTTGACCATGTTCGAACAAAGAAtctttaaatttcttaaaataaaattacatatttgaaaactacgtaaaaaataggaaaagtcacaataattaacaatgcaaaatatttaaaagacataaaaAATCATGGAAAACAAACTCGTTTGAATCTTGAATCCAAAAGGTGACACATAAAttaggatggagggagtaacttCCCAAGGTTTTGCAATACAAACGGTTAGGTCCTGCGCTTTTAGTTAGAGTTGTATTATTTTAGAGGGaaaagatattaaaaaaatgtcCTTAAATTATGTAAAATTGAACAACAATGTCTTAAATTAATAGTTTGGTCCAAAAATGCCCCTAccgatgtaacgacccgtttggtcgttttagATGTTTTACCTCTTTAACCCTGTTGACCCTTTTTCCTTCTTCGTTAGAGTGGTTTTTACTCGTAGGGATGGGTAGTGCGGTTCCCGAGGTGATCGGGATTGGTTTGAAGAGTTTAGAAGCCCTTAAGTTGAATAAGCAgtgttgaccaatagttgacttaaaTTTATTTGTGTTCTTTTGTGAGTTTCGCCGATTCCATTAGGTACGGATGGTTGATTTTGACTTGTTAGGGtggttggttcggttcccgaaGCAATCAGGGGTGTTTTGGGCTATTGGATGGAAACCTTATTTTTGGGGATTCGCGGATTGACCGgatcaagatgacctcttttagAAATTTCGAGTGCGCGGGGgagtttgtagcgtgttttatgACTGATtggcatatttggtttgtgtccgggaggTTCCGGGGTGGTTTCGGGTTTTGGTTTGGCAAACactagaattttctggtgtttcAGTTACTGAGTTTCTTCTTCGCATTCGCGGGGCTAGGCCGCGTTCCCAAAGAGTACTTTCGTACAGGTATCGCGTTCGCGATCACACCTTGCGTTAGTGATGGGCCCGGGTGCGGGTGACCCTTCGCGTTCGTGATGGGCTGTCACGTTCGCGGAGGGTAAATTCTAGATGGACAGAATAAAACCCCATTTTGTACTTCATTGttcatatttcaatttttggaGCTTGGGAGCTCCGATTTGGGTGTTTTTAAGGGCGTTCTTCAAGATTCTTCGcgggggtaagattctaacacTCTTTTTACCATTGTACCTTCGATTATTATGGattttcatcatagaaatcatgatttgaacttagaaaattggggtttttcatGGAAATGGGTTTTCAAGTAAATTATCAAATTGAAGGTCGCTTTATGTatgaatttcaaatatttttgagaTTCTTACTATATGGATAACATGATTTTATGctttaaattctaatttttcccTTAGTGCTTGAGTTTGGTAATTTAGGTCCATTTATGGGTTTCAACTAAAGCATAGCAATTAGAGCTGTGAAAATGGGTTGGCGCAATCAACCCATTGACCCTCACGGGCTAGAGATTTAAACGGGTTAGGATGGGCCAGCCCTTTTTATTGAAGGGCCGataaaatccaaattttcaCACTCCAATCCTGTTCGGAAATTGTAGGACAGTTAGCCCTTCAATAAAATTGAAGGTAAACTGCCAACAATATAAGTGTACAACACTTCAGATAATTAAACTGCTAGTATAGCACCATATTTAACTGAAAAAATATAAACCATTATGGCCTTCATTTTCAAATATAACATAGCATCAACCAAAATAGAACTAAGAAAGTGACTGCACTGGTCAATAATTGGCCAACACTTAAACACTTTTAATAATCCAAAAGGTACAATTCATGATTGTAGTAAAATTCACCCACTTGCAAAAATACTATTCTAGAGAGACTTTAGTTACATAACCTATGAACAAAGCCTAAAAACTCCCTTTCAGCAAAAATACTATTCTAGAGACTTATAATTACATAAGCTATCAACAAAGCTTAAAAACTCCCTTTCGGCTTGCCCCTATAACATTCCCAGAACCATCAAGCACGTTTGAAGAAACTTCTGATAAAGTTGTCTTAAGAACCTCATCTTCATCTACAATTCACATCACCttcaatattaattaattaaacattAACCGGtacataaacaaataaatatgaCAATATTTAGACCAAGATAGAAAGTTTTACCACTAACAGATTGGGCAAAGCCATGTAACC
This region includes:
- the LOC132045563 gene encoding uncharacterized protein LOC132045563; protein product: MIVASLITTMSFQAGLTPPSGLWIENSRDAGIASPSPSPQDTTDSSVTVKVPDEGYYPYMVSNTFGFVASLSIILLLISGLPLRKRGLMWILRFIMWIAISASTYTYNITIQAFAGDSAVVDLEFLSYSLNVWMGVMALIFIIHAIRLMVKAVRKLKQFIAKKSNE